Proteins co-encoded in one Arachis stenosperma cultivar V10309 chromosome 7, arast.V10309.gnm1.PFL2, whole genome shotgun sequence genomic window:
- the LOC130939274 gene encoding uncharacterized protein LOC130939274: protein MASGNIQVNLFDRQNEVFEVREMPSGLEFAVNLRLRHCDCGEFQVDRIPCRHVFACCANQRLDWKQYVHEVYTMAEIRKVYRTRFRPLGNPTTWPVYQGPRLVPNPHLRRVAKGRPKKTRFLNEMDVRDLRGPRRCRLCGGEGHSRSRCPHRGGASASGSAPNE from the coding sequence ATGGCATCAGGAAATATCCAAGTTAATTTATTTGACAGGCAAAACGAAGTTTTTGAAGTACGAGAGATGCCCAGTGGTTTAGAGTTTGCAGTAAATCTGCGTCTAAGACATTGCGATTGTGGTGAGTTTCAGGTCGATCGAATTCCTTGTCGCCATGTATTTGCCTGTTGTGCAAACCAGCGCCTAGATTGGAAGCAGTATGTGCATGAGGTATATACAATGGCAGAGATCCGAAAGGTGTATAGAACCCGATTCAGGCCACTAGGAAATCCAACAACATGGCCTGTGTATCAAGGACCACGACTAGTACCAAATCCTCACCTTAGGCGAGTGGCCAAAGGTCGTCCTAAAAAAACACGCTTCTTGAATGAGATGGATGTGCGTGATTTACGTGGTCCTAGGCGTTGTAGACTTTGTGGTGGTGAGGGTCACAGCCGAAGTAGATGCCCGCATCGTGGAGGAGCTAGTGCTAGTGGTTCGGCTCCGAATGAGTAG
- the LOC130939275 gene encoding uncharacterized protein LOC130939275 → MHVADEASIQGMFLTYHQTRARASLIELYVEFEEIEDIDFPEPNIDWMGYNTESDEEFEGNYEVVGPTEDVEEDDISVEENVADVANALVGQHLSGEPSFMHTLNLDAMHVPEFPEYVNRVPTVVVDGEFVVGMEFNSREAVIAAVKEYTIQRGVDYRVYESESTTFYAKCVHYGTSCDWLIRVSLIKRQYCWVIRRYNGSHTCIRSTISQDHAKLDSGTIAEAIKSLVEADPSLKVKSVIAEVQSKFNYTISYRKAWLAKQKAVEKIFGGWEASYEALPTWFEAMVAKEPSAAVEYETAYAYRGDELVEDLRILTRVFWAFYPCIKAFRSCKPLVQVDGTHLYGKYKGALLVAVSQDGNGNIVPLAFAIVEGETADTWHFFRSHLRTHVVNRDGVGLISDRHESIISAVGRSDGAWQYPRAIHMFCIRHIASNFLRRFKAPGMQKLIVNIGYSRTVREFNMRYERYCERGVAYKQWLDNIPRSQYALAYDEGHRWGHMTTNLVECINGVLKGARNLPVTALVKATFYRLNALFTRKRAEAEARISAGHLFSEYATEKI, encoded by the exons ATGCACGTGGCGGATGAAGCTAGTATACAAGGAATGTTTTTGACCTACCATCAAACTAGAGCACGAGCCTCACTCATCGAGTTATATGTTGAGTTCGAAGAAATTGAAGATATTGATTTTCCGGAACCTAATATAGACTGGATGGGTTATAATACCGAAAGTGATGAAGAGTTTGAAGGTAATTATGAAGTTGTTGGTCCAACTGAAGATGTGGAAGAAGATGATATATCAGTTGAGGAAAATGTAGCAGATGTTGCTAATGCACTAGTGGGTCAACATCTATCAGGAGAGCCATCGTTTATGCATACTTTGAATCTTGATGCCATGCATGTTCCAGAATTTCCTGAATATGTCAATAGag TTCCTACTGTTGTCGTAGATGGTGAATTCGTCGTTGGAATGGAGTTTAACTCTAGAGAAGCTGTGATTGCAGCAGTTAAAGAGTATACCATTCAGAGGGGCGTCGATTATAGGGTGTATGAATCTGAATCGACAACATTTTATGCTAAATGCGTACATTACGGAACAAGTTGTGATTGGCTTATCAGAGTTAGTCTTATAAAAAGACAGTATTGTTGGGTGATAAGGAGGTATAACGGTAGTCACACGTGCATCAGATCTACTATCTCTCAAGATCATGCCAAACTGGACTCTGGTACAATTGCAGAAGCGATAAAATCATTGGTTGAAGCCGACCCATCTCTAAAGGTGAAATCTGTAATTGCTGAAGTGCAGTCGAAGTTCAACTATACAATAAGTTATCGCAAAGCATGGTTGGCCAAACAGAAAGCAGTTGAGAAAATATTTGGTGGGTGGGAAGCTTCTTATGAAGCTTTGCCGACATGGTTTGAAGCAATGGTTGCAAAAGAACCATCAGCAGCTGTTGAGTACGAAACTGCATATGCTTACCGAGGGGATGAGTTGGTTGAGGATCTCAGGATTTTGACGCGAGTCTTTTGGGCTTTCTATCCTTGTATTAAAGCATTTAGAAGCTGCAAGCCGCTGGTACAGGTAGACGGCACACACTTGTATGGAAAATATAAAGGGGCTCTTTTAGTTGCAGTATCACAAGATGGAAATGGAAATATCGTGCCTCTTGCATTTGCCATAGTCGAGGGTGAGACCGCCGATACTTGGCACTTTTTTCGTAGCCATCTACGAACGCATGTAGTAAATCGAGATGGTGTTGGTCTTATCTCTGATCGACACGAGTCCATTATCTCAGCTGTAGGTCGTAGTGATGGAGCATGGCAATATCCGAGGGCTATTCACATGTTTTGCATCAGGCACATCGCTTCTAACTTCTTGAGAAGGTTCAAAGCGCCAGGAATGCAGAAGCTGATTGTCAACATAG GCTATTCTAGAACAGTCCGTGAATTCAACATGCGCTACGAAAGATATTGTGAGAGGGGTGTGGCTTACAAGCAGTGGCTCGACAATATTCCTCGATCACAATATGCCTTGGCATATGATGAAGGACATCGCTGGGGACACATGACCACTAACCTAGTGGAGTGCATTAACGGAGTTTTGAAAGGAGCACGTAATCTTCCTGTGACAGCCCTTGTCAAGGCAACTTTTTACAGACTTAATGCCTTGTTCACAAGGAAGAGGGCCGAGGCTGAGGCTCGTATAAGTGCAGGTCATTTATTCTCTGAGTATGCAACTGAGAAAATCTAG
- the LOC130941410 gene encoding G2/mitotic-specific cyclin S13-7, with translation MASSMALPIDQQQQQQPSGENEKKVIVAAAEGRNNRRALQDIGNLVAKQAEQNVTKRNTRNFYANDQAAAEKNKKSSTELVNGEAVVPANRVGVRNFIALTKLEADKKPPTEHEVIVISSDDESEEEKKKKPQAAKGRKIREGVTRKNAKAFSSVLSARSKAAGLAYMPKKVVNIDATDMDNELAAVEYIDDIYKFYKLTEDDGRVHDYMGSQPDINAKMRSILVDWLIEVHRKFELMPETLYLTLNIVDRFLSMRVVPRRELQLVGISSMLIACKYEEIWAPEVNDFVVISDNAYIREQVLVMEKTILGKLEWYLTVPTPYVFLVRYIKASTPSDDEMENMVFFFAELSMLHYPTIISYSSSVIAASAVYAARCTLKRVPSWTETLEHYTGYSEENIRNCAKHMVNFHVAAPESKLRAVYKKFSSMDRSAVALRTPAKNLLAQS, from the exons ATGGCTTCTTCCATGGCTCTCCCTATcgatcaacaacaacaacaacaacctaGTG GTGAGAATGAGAAAAAGGTTATTGTGGCAGCAGCAGAAGGGAGGAACAATAGGCGTGCATTACAAGACATTGGTAATCTTGTGGCTAAGCAAGCAGAACAAAATGTGACAAAGCGCAACACAAG AAACTTCTATGCTAATGACCAAGCTGCAGCAGAGAAGAACAAG AAATCAAGCACTGAACTTGTGAATGGAGAAGCAGTGGTTCCAGCTAATAGGGTTGGTGTGAGGAACTTCATTGCTTTAACAAAGTTAGAAGCAGATAAGAAGCCACCAACAGAACATGAAGTCATTGTCATCAGCTCAGATGATGAATCcgaggaagaaaagaagaagaagccacAAGCCGCTAAAGGAAGAAAGATAAGGGAAGGGGTAACCAGGAAAAATGCTAAGGCTTTCAGTTCAGTCCTCTCGGCTAGAAGCAAG GCTGCTGGACTCGCTTATATGCCAAAGAAAGTGGTGAACATTGATGCAACTGACATGGACAATGAATTGGCAGCAGTGGAGTACATTGATGACATATACAAGTTCTACAAACTCACTGAA GATGATGGCCGTGTGCATGATTATATGGGATCACAGCCAGATATAAACGCCAAGATGAGATCAATCCTTGTGGACTGGCTGATAGAAGTGCATAGAAAATTTGAACTAATGCCAGAAACTCTCTATCTGACCCTCAACATTGTTGATCGGTTTCTGTCCATGAGGGTTGTTCCAAGAAGGGAGCTTCAGCTGGTTGGCATAAGTTCAATGCTGATTGCTTGCAAATATGAAGAAATCTGGGCTCCAGAGGTGAATGACTTTGTTGTCATATCAGACAATGCCTATATTAGAGAACAAGTTTTGGTCATGGAGAAAACAATCCTGGGAAAGCTTGAATGGTACCTAACGGTTCCCACACCCTATGTGTTCCTTGTTCGGTATATCAAGGCCTCCACTCCCTCTGATGATGAG ATGGAGAATATGGTGTTCTTCTTTGCTGAACTTAGCATGTTGCACTATCCTACTATTATCTCCTATAGTTCTTCTGTGATTGCTGCTTCTGCTGTGTATGCTGCAAGATGTACCCTTAAAAGGGTTCCTTCTTGGACTGAAACTCTTGAACACTACACAGGCTACTCTGAGGAAAACATAAG AAATTGTGCCAAACACATGGTAAACTTTCATGTTGCTGCTCCAGAAAGCAAGCTTAGGGCAGTTTACAAGAAATTCAGCAGCATGGATCGCAGTGCTGTTGCTCTTCGTACCCCGGCAAAGAACTTGCTAGCACAATCTTGA
- the LOC130942235 gene encoding stomatal closure-related actin-binding protein 1-like, which translates to MTRVTRDFGDTMQKEAVPAVSSDVVFTSSRFPNYRIGSNNQIMETKEDPKVLSMKEVVARETAQLLEQQNRLSVRDLASKFERGLAAAAKLSEEARLREAASLEKHVLLKKLRDALESLKGRVAGRNKDDVEEAIAMVEALAVQLTQREGELLLEKAEVKKLASFLKQASEDAKRLVDEERAFARTEIENARAAVQRVEEALQEHERMSHASGNQDIEQLMKEVQEARRIKMLHQPSKVMDMEHELRALRAQLSEKTRHYLRLQKELARTKKGGESVPQFYELEGTETLGSYLEIQPCSDIVPEVSKCSIQWYRVSSDGTKKELISGATKSIYAPEPFDVGRILQVDIISDGQHITLSTTGPIDPAAGLGTYVEALVRKHDTEFNVVVTQINGSHHPTKSIHVLHVGKMRIKLCKGKTTIAKEYYSSSMQLCGVRGGGNAVAQALFWQPKQGYSFVLAFESERERNAAIMLARRFAFDCNIMLAGPDDRAPLGT; encoded by the exons ATGACAAGGGTGACTCGAGATTTTGGTGATACAATGCAGAAAGAGGCAGTACCTGCAGTATCCTCTGATGTGGTGTTTACTTCAAGTAGGTTCCCTAACTACAGAATTGGATCCAACAATCAGATTATGGAGACGAAGGAAGACCCGAAAGTACTGTCTATGAAGGAGGTTGTTGCTCGTGAGACTGCCCAGCTGTTGGAACAGCAAAACCGTCTATCGGTTCGCGACCTTGCCAGTAAGTTTGAGAGGGGTTTAGCTGCTGCTGCTAAGTTGTCCGAAGAG GCTAGACTTAGAGAAGCAGCATCATTGGAAAAACATGTTCTTTTGAAGAAGCTTAGAGATGCACTTGAATCCTTAAAAGGGCGTGTGGCAGGCAGAAACAAGGATGATGTAGAGGAAGCTATTGCTATG GTTGAAGCTCTGGCAGTTCAGTTAACTCAGAGGGAAGGGGAACTATTACTAGAGAAGGCAGAGGTGAAGAAGCTGGCAAGTTTCCTTAAGCAG GCTTCTGAAGATGCTAAGAGACTTGTTGACGAGGAAAGAGCTTTTGCTCGTACTGAAATTGAGAATGCTAGAGCAGCAGTTCAGAGAGTTGAAGAGGCACTTCAAGAACATGAGAGAATGTCTCACGCTTCAGGGAACCAG GACATCGAACAATTAATGAAGGAGGTTCAAGAGGCTCGTAGAATCAAAATGCTACATCAACCAAGCAAG GTCATGGATATGGAACATGAACTTCGAGCATTGAGGGCTCAACTTTCGGAGAAGACTAGACATTATCTTCGACTTCAAAAGGAG CTGGCAAGGACAAAGAAAGGTGGGGAAAGTGTTCCACAATTTTATGAACTAGAAGGCACTGAGACATTAGGTTCTTATTTGGAAATTCAGCCTTGCTCCGATATTGTTCCTGAAGTTTCAAAATGTTCAATCCAGTGGTATCGTGTGTCATCCGATGGCACCAAAAAAGAACTTATTTCAG GAGCAACTAAATCGATTTATGCCCCCGAACCTTTTGATGTTGGACGCATATTGCAAGTTGACATAATTTCCGATGGCCAGCACATCACACTATCAACCACCGGTCCAATAGATCCAG CTGCTGGTTTGGGAACCTATGTAGAGGCGCTTGTGCGAAAACATGATACTGAATTTAAT GTGGTCGTAACTCAGATTAATGGTTCACATCATCCAACCAAATCAATTCATGTACTTCATGTTGGAAAGATGAGGATTAAGCTATGCAAAGGAAAGACAACAATTGCTAAAGAATATTATTCAAGTTCAATGCAG CTTTGTGGAGTTCGAGGTGGTGGCAACGCCGTGGCCCAGGCGCTGTTTTGGCAGCCAAAGCAAGGGTACTCTTTCGTATTAGCTTTCGAATCCGAGAGAGAAAGAAATGCAGCTATCATGCTTGCAAGGAGGTTTGCATTTGACTGTAAT